From Abditibacteriaceae bacterium:
CTTTTCTTCAGGATAAGCGTGTGCGATAGCGGTATCGGCATCAAATCGAATTTTTTGCCCCATATTTTCGACCGTTATCGCCAAGCCGATACGTCGAGCACACGGCGTGCTGGCGGCCTGGGACTAGGTTTGTTCATCACACGCACCTTGGTCGAACTGCATGGCGGGACGATCACAGCATTCAGTGACGGAGAAAACAAGGGCACAACGTTCACAGTTCTCCTACCTATTCATCGATGAAACCAGCCTGTTAAATCGTCATACCGCAGGCGGATTCAAAGGCAGCCCGTATCAAGCGCCACTGTTCATTACGGGAGAGGGTATCTGAAGAATTCTTCTCGCTCTAATTAGCGACTTTACGGTAGAGATAGACATGACATCCGCCATCTGGCGGCGATGGGATAATTGCCGTGCGCACCGGCTCAAAGCCGCGCGCACGGCAAAAGGCTTCAACTTCTTCCGGCGATGCCACTTCGTAGGGCAACCCACCCAGCCAATCCCACGCATCATGCCAGTAGTTCATGCCTCGATCTGTGCCTAACCGGAGCTTCATCATAGCCCGTAATCCACGTTCGATGCGAATCGTGTGCAAGGCACATCGAACCGACTGCAGAACTTTAACGTGATATGTCGCGCGGTTGAATCTTTCTTTCAGGTGTAAGTGCTCTTGGTACTTTTCGCCTTTGGCGTAAAGCGAAATCCACAACAAGCCGTTCGGGGCAACGAGGTTCAAAGTGTTCTCCATCGCTTCCCACATCTTTCCCGTATGGTGAAGCACGCCCCAGCTATAAACCAGATCCGCCGGCTGTAATGCTTTTAGGAATTCCTTGTCGAGAATCGATGCGGACTTTGTAATGATTTTCCAGTTGGTGGGGGAACCGGCACGCTCGTGCAGTAGCTGCGTGGCTTTCACACTGTAAGGGTCGTAATCGAAAGAGACAACCTCACTCGCGCCCATCCCCTGAAATGTCCACGAATGAAGTCCAGAACCGCAGCCCACATCGAGAATACGCTTGCCTGTGATGTCGGATTCGGAAAGCCATGCGCGCTTTTCGTCTGCTGCGCTCTGCAATGCAGATTCGGGAAGATGCTTTGCCAGCGATAACCAGTTGCGCCCAAACGAGAATGTGATGCCGTTCATAACGTGCTCGATTTTAACAGGGAATTCGACCGTACTCCTTTGCTTCGATCCACGATGCGCGAGATTGTCCAGGTGCGATTGCTGGAATAAATCTCCATCGTGATGATATTGCCGCACGCACCTTTGGCATCACGCGGTAGTAAGTGCGATGGATGTCCGCGACGTTTCTATCGATCCACCATTTGCCCGCGTAGTGCCACGTATGAGCGAGGTCGAGAATTCGGAAGGGCCGGTTGTTCCAGTAGATGCGCGCGGGTTTGCCTTCGGCTGCCGTCTGGACGTGCATCGGTTCGTTAATGAGCTTCATCGCGCGCCACCGGGAAAGTTTCGAGCCGGAAGGACGGTTGATAGAAAGGCTGCGGACATTATCGGGTAGCGGTCTTCTTTGCGTGTTGGCGTCCGGGTTGCTTGACCGGTTTCTTGGTCTTTGCTCTATCTCGCTCCCTGAGAGCAATCGCAAGCGAGCGCGTTTCGGGGCTT
This genomic window contains:
- a CDS encoding class I SAM-dependent methyltransferase, with product MNGITFSFGRNWLSLAKHLPESALQSAADEKRAWLSESDITGKRILDVGCGSGLHSWTFQGMGASEVVSFDYDPYSVKATQLLHERAGSPTNWKIITKSASILDKEFLKALQPADLVYSWGVLHHTGKMWEAMENTLNLVAPNGLLWISLYAKGEKYQEHLHLKERFNRATYHVKVLQSVRCALHTIRIERGLRAMMKLRLGTDRGMNYWHDAWDWLGGLPYEVASPEEVEAFCRARGFEPVRTAIIPSPPDGGCHVYLYRKVAN